CACCATGAGGATGGTCATTCGGATTCATCGCAGAACCCCTGACCTCAGGACGCCGTCCCAACCACCTTTTCCGCCCCGCCTTACCTAATTTAATGCCCCTATGGTCAACATTACCCACCTGACCAATAGTAGCCATACAATCACCAAGAACACGCCTCACTTCACCGGAGGGCAATCGGATCAGAACATATTTACCCTCTTTAGCCATTAGCTGGGCACCAGCTCCGGCACTACGCACTAACTGAGCCCCTTTACCCATTTGCATCTCAATATTATGCAACAACGTACCGCTCGGTATTGATTTCATAGGCAGAGTATTACCCGGCTTTATCTCGGCATCTGCACCCGACTTTACGACATCACCCACTTTTAGATCTAAAGGCGCCAGGATATAGCGCTTCTCGCCATCGGCGTAGTAAATAAGTGCAATATTAGCCGAACGATTCGGGTCATATTCAATAGCCGCAACCCTTCCCGGGACACCAATCTTATCACGCATAAAATCAATGATACGGAGCCGCCGCTTAGCACCCTGACCCCGATGTCGGACTGTTATTCTTCCCTGACTATTACGCCCACCCCGCTTCTTAAGCGGTAACAGCAGCGATTTCTCCGGTTTACTCTTGGTTATTTCTTCAAAAGTAGAACCACTGGCACGCCGCCTACCGGGCGAGGTCGGATGATATACCTTTAGTGCCACTCAATCTCCCCCTTAATATTAAACCCCTTCGAAGAACTGGATATTATCCCCTGGCTGAAGGGTGACT
The sequence above is a segment of the Dehalococcoidales bacterium genome. Coding sequences within it:
- the rplB gene encoding 50S ribosomal protein L2 codes for the protein MALKVYHPTSPGRRRASGSTFEEITKSKPEKSLLLPLKKRGGRNSQGRITVRHRGQGAKRRLRIIDFMRDKIGVPGRVAAIEYDPNRSANIALIYYADGEKRYILAPLDLKVGDVVKSGADAEIKPGNTLPMKSIPSGTLLHNIEMQMGKGAQLVRSAGAGAQLMAKEGKYVLIRLPSGEVRRVLGDCMATIGQVGNVDHRGIKLGKAGRKRWLGRRPEVRGSAMNPNDHPHGGGEGRCPIGMPGPKTPWGKPALGYRTRKQKASDKMIVKRRGK